One Campylobacter concisus DNA segment encodes these proteins:
- a CDS encoding putative quinol monooxygenase: MFKKLFLLAVLAAFAFGAEAKVSLYELLVTPNNKTLLKQLGRENILSSKSEPGTQAIFFASAKSKPELFYVLEFYKDEAAYKKHIGSAHFKKFASASAEILASKKAINVKKKAAFSKNLTPERLKDAYFHITNLSLKAKSDAKFEKIIKKYMQKSVDDGAYAQFAFSQKDAPNKWVLVEIYKDEASFESYRHSENYKAYAKERARLIDEFDGFGLKNEISFSKVKF; the protein is encoded by the coding sequence ATGTTTAAAAAGCTATTTTTACTAGCAGTTTTGGCGGCGTTTGCCTTTGGGGCGGAGGCGAAAGTGAGCTTATATGAGCTGCTTGTGACACCAAATAACAAGACTTTGTTAAAGCAGCTTGGCAGGGAAAATATCCTAAGCTCAAAGAGCGAGCCAGGCACGCAGGCGATCTTTTTTGCGAGCGCAAAGAGCAAGCCAGAGCTATTTTACGTGCTTGAGTTTTACAAGGACGAGGCAGCTTATAAAAAGCATATAGGCTCGGCGCATTTTAAGAAATTTGCAAGCGCAAGCGCTGAAATTTTAGCTAGCAAAAAGGCTATAAACGTGAAAAAAAAGGCTGCGTTTTCAAAAAATTTAACGCCAGAGCGCCTAAAAGATGCCTACTTTCACATCACAAACTTAAGCCTTAAGGCAAAAAGCGATGCGAAATTTGAAAAGATCATCAAAAAATATATGCAAAAAAGCGTAGATGATGGTGCTTACGCGCAGTTTGCTTTTAGTCAAAAGGATGCGCCTAACAAGTGGGTGCTGGTTGAAATTTACAAAGACGAAGCTAGCTTTGAGAGCTACCGCCACAGCGAAAACTACAAGGCTTACGCCAAAGAGCGAGCTAGGCTAATAGATGAATTTGACGGCTTTGGCCTAAAAAACGAGATCTCATTTAGCAAGGTAAAATTTTAG
- a CDS encoding subtype B tannase: protein MKSAKYLVLAVCLAGACFGNELKFDESKFELKSVQVGDRTLKFRAYEGIVYVAKPASDYEVLNFYVPEGKFSDQKGAIFMPNAIGGYMSAKPQKPEIKNEKPNATLEALLRGYVVASVGARGRTLKDGERFIGKAPASIVDLKAAVRYLKFNDKFMPGDANKIISNGTSAGGAMSALLGASANAKEYEPYLDELGAAKADDQIYAVSAYCPVTNLEHEDEAYEWMFGDLDKFERIDFASLDAASFNDRSKKPKMIVGELNATQKELSRELKVKFPAYLNSLNLKDAKGHALSLDENGEGSFKEYINALISKAFTATKNSDKSTLTPKFITLDTQGCELGYTFKLEDFIASLKRAKAPVAFDGLALENAENDLFGDSKTPAKHFTKFAKERSGGEMAEASVIKMMNAMNYTANKNGAKFYRIRQGTNDTDLALAVPAMLALSLKNAGKEVDFEAVWGQGHGGDYDLDELFAWMKRVLEK, encoded by the coding sequence ATGAAAAGCGCAAAATACTTAGTTTTGGCGGTTTGCTTGGCTGGTGCGTGCTTTGGAAATGAACTTAAATTTGATGAGAGTAAATTTGAGCTAAAAAGCGTGCAAGTTGGTGATAGGACGCTTAAATTTAGAGCTTACGAGGGCATAGTCTATGTGGCAAAGCCAGCTAGCGACTATGAGGTCTTAAATTTCTACGTGCCAGAGGGTAAATTTAGCGACCAAAAAGGGGCTATCTTTATGCCAAACGCTATCGGTGGCTACATGAGCGCTAAACCGCAAAAGCCAGAAATTAAAAACGAAAAGCCAAATGCCACTCTCGAAGCGCTTCTTAGAGGCTACGTCGTGGCAAGCGTTGGCGCTAGGGGTAGGACGCTAAAAGATGGCGAGCGCTTCATCGGCAAAGCCCCAGCTTCGATAGTTGATCTAAAAGCGGCCGTTAGATATCTAAAATTTAACGATAAATTTATGCCAGGCGACGCAAATAAGATCATCTCAAATGGCACGAGCGCAGGTGGTGCGATGTCGGCACTGCTTGGCGCTAGCGCAAACGCAAAAGAGTATGAGCCATATCTTGACGAGCTAGGCGCTGCAAAGGCGGACGATCAAATTTATGCAGTCTCAGCCTATTGTCCTGTTACAAATTTAGAGCACGAGGACGAGGCGTATGAGTGGATGTTTGGGGATTTGGATAAATTTGAAAGGATAGACTTTGCAAGCCTTGACGCGGCTAGCTTTAACGACAGGAGCAAAAAGCCAAAGATGATAGTAGGCGAGCTAAATGCCACACAAAAAGAGCTCTCACGTGAGTTAAAAGTCAAATTCCCAGCCTATCTAAACTCGCTAAATTTAAAAGACGCCAAAGGCCACGCACTAAGCCTTGATGAAAATGGCGAGGGCAGCTTCAAAGAGTATATAAACGCCCTCATCTCAAAGGCATTTACCGCTACAAAAAACAGCGACAAAAGCACGCTCACACCTAAATTTATAACTCTTGACACGCAGGGCTGCGAGCTTGGATATACGTTTAAGCTTGAGGACTTCATCGCCTCGCTAAAGCGCGCCAAAGCACCAGTTGCCTTTGACGGCCTAGCTCTTGAAAATGCTGAAAACGACCTTTTTGGCGACAGCAAAACGCCTGCAAAGCACTTTACTAAATTTGCCAAAGAGCGAAGTGGCGGCGAGATGGCGGAGGCTAGCGTCATAAAGATGATGAATGCGATGAACTACACCGCAAACAAAAATGGAGCGAAATTTTACCGCATAAGGCAGGGCACAAACGACACCGACCTAGCGCTTGCCGTGCCTGCTATGCTCGCACTCTCGCTTAAAAATGCTGGCAAAGAGGTTGATTTTGAAGCGGTCTGGGGGCAAGGACACGGCGGTGACTACGATCTAGACGAGCTTTTTGCTTGGATGAAAAGAGTTTTAGAAAAATAA
- a CDS encoding flavin reductase family protein translates to MALQKVDLNKAYRLINHGPTLIICASHEGVEDAMSASWVCPLDYDKITAVVASGSFTRTLFEKSGKFGLCVPFFKDTALIARLGTTSMHSDKEKLAGVEMFYENGVPLLKECAAYMVCEIIKDAKNESEFDLFKAKVLAAYADTRVFEGGHWKFENLDDGLRTPHYIAGGQFYADGAAKFEEKAAIIG, encoded by the coding sequence ATGGCACTACAAAAAGTTGATCTAAACAAGGCCTACCGCCTCATCAACCACGGCCCAACGCTCATCATCTGCGCAAGCCACGAGGGCGTCGAGGACGCGATGAGCGCCTCTTGGGTCTGCCCGCTAGACTACGACAAGATAACAGCAGTCGTAGCCTCTGGCTCATTTACGCGCACGCTTTTTGAAAAGAGCGGTAAATTTGGCCTTTGCGTGCCATTTTTCAAAGATACCGCCCTTATCGCAAGACTTGGCACGACCAGCATGCACAGCGACAAAGAGAAGCTTGCTGGCGTGGAGATGTTTTACGAAAATGGCGTGCCTTTGCTAAAAGAGTGCGCAGCCTACATGGTTTGCGAGATCATCAAAGACGCCAAAAACGAGAGTGAGTTTGACCTCTTTAAGGCCAAAGTCTTGGCAGCCTACGCCGATACGCGCGTTTTTGAGGGTGGTCACTGGAAATTTGAAAATTTAGATGATGGTCTAAGGACGCCTCACTACATAGCTGGCGGGCAGTTTTATGCTGACGGAGCGGCGAAATTTGAGGAAAAGGCAGCCATTATTGGTTAA
- a CDS encoding SDR family NAD(P)-dependent oxidoreductase, with product MKRYIAITGASSGIGAATAKAFARRGENLILIARRGELLENLKSEIAKFANVNVVIELCDLSKQENVLSLWQKLEKFELKALINNAGFGDYNKVGEQNLEKITQMINLNIISLVTLSTLFMKKYKDKDTQLINISSIGGYKIVPNAVTYCASKFFVSAFSEGLYHELAQDKQAKMQAKVLAPAATKTEFGMVATSKESYDYDKAFKKYHTSEQMAEFLLRLYDSHCCVGSVDRDSFEFSLSKPKFDYALKYDAKNIDK from the coding sequence GTGAAAAGATACATCGCCATCACTGGGGCAAGCTCAGGCATAGGAGCGGCCACGGCAAAGGCATTTGCAAGGCGCGGGGAGAATTTGATCCTTATCGCAAGACGGGGCGAGCTTTTAGAAAATTTAAAAAGCGAGATAGCTAAATTTGCAAATGTCAATGTGGTTATAGAGCTTTGTGACCTTTCAAAGCAAGAAAATGTCCTTTCTCTTTGGCAAAAATTAGAAAAATTTGAGCTAAAAGCGCTTATAAACAACGCTGGCTTTGGCGACTATAACAAGGTCGGCGAGCAAAATTTAGAAAAAATCACTCAGATGATAAATTTAAACATCATCTCACTTGTCACGCTCTCAACGCTATTTATGAAAAAATATAAAGACAAAGATACGCAGCTTATAAATATCTCTTCAATAGGCGGCTACAAGATAGTGCCAAACGCCGTCACATACTGCGCTAGCAAATTTTTCGTAAGTGCCTTTAGCGAGGGGCTTTACCACGAGCTAGCACAGGACAAGCAGGCGAAAATGCAGGCAAAAGTGCTGGCCCCAGCTGCCACAAAGACGGAATTTGGCATGGTGGCAACTAGCAAAGAGAGCTATGACTACGACAAGGCGTTTAAAAAGTACCACACGAGTGAGCAGATGGCAGAGTTTTTGCTTCGCCTTTATGATAGCCACTGCTGCGTTGGCTCGGTCGATAGAGATAGCTTTGAGTTTAGTCTAAGTAAGCCAAAATTTGACTATGCCCTCAAGTATGATGCAAAAAATATAGATAAATAA
- a CDS encoding NAD(P)H-binding protein — MKKVALIAGASGAVGSEILKDLCGSEHYNKVVALVRHELEFTHEKLEVKIVNFDDFKDEVPFIADDVFCALGTTMKAAKHKEQFYKVDVTYPINFAKFGLECGAKRFVLLSAAGANRKSGSFYLKAKGQAEAKIKELGYSSFHIARLPLIEAERKEFRLGEYMAIKAFKFIPKGFFDEYRPMKAADIAKVIVQVAQDDHSEGVKIYSPMEYAK, encoded by the coding sequence ATGAAAAAAGTCGCCCTTATAGCAGGAGCCAGCGGCGCTGTGGGAAGTGAAATTTTAAAGGATTTATGTGGGAGTGAGCACTATAACAAAGTGGTCGCCCTTGTTAGGCATGAGCTAGAATTTACCCATGAAAAGCTTGAAGTAAAGATAGTAAATTTTGATGATTTTAAAGATGAGGTGCCATTTATCGCTGATGATGTATTTTGCGCGCTTGGCACGACGATGAAAGCGGCAAAGCACAAAGAGCAGTTTTACAAAGTCGATGTGACCTATCCGATAAATTTTGCCAAATTTGGCTTGGAGTGCGGCGCAAAACGCTTTGTCTTGCTCTCAGCAGCAGGCGCAAACAGAAAGTCAGGCTCATTTTACCTAAAGGCAAAAGGTCAAGCAGAAGCAAAGATAAAAGAGCTTGGATATAGCTCATTTCACATCGCTAGACTGCCACTTATCGAGGCTGAGAGAAAGGAATTTAGACTTGGCGAGTACATGGCGATAAAGGCGTTTAAATTTATCCCAAAAGGTTTTTTCGACGAGTATCGTCCGATGAAGGCAGCTGATATCGCTAAAGTGATCGTGCAAGTAGCGCAAGATGACCACAGCGAGGGTGTCAAAATTTATAGTCCTATGGAGTATGCGAAGTGA
- a CDS encoding iron-containing alcohol dehydrogenase, which yields MQNFSFLNPTKIEFGKDKEQNIGKYMKEFGAKKTLIIYGSDRIIQNGLFDIATKSLSANGIEFCKIGGVKSNPVLSKVNEAINLAKKQGVDSVLAIGGGSVLDTAKAVAAGAKYNGDVWDFFTGKCPKEALMIFDIITLAATGSEMNGGAVVTNEATKEKFAMHGACLYPKVSVINPLLQASVSKEYLVYSASDIIAHSIEGYFTASIQPEIINLYIEANIKTVMKTTEILLKEPENYDARGEFAWAATMALNGLTYVGTAGYSYPNHMIEHAIGAVVDCAHGAGLSVVMPAWMKWYKSRNLKAFKRFSKEIFGVDDADVAIEKLKEWFSKIGTPTSLIEIGVDESNLDEIMALVYDYAKGRGLEQIYTKEAISEIFALAR from the coding sequence ATGCAAAATTTCAGCTTTTTAAACCCAACTAAAATAGAATTTGGCAAAGACAAAGAGCAAAACATCGGCAAATATATGAAAGAATTTGGCGCAAAAAAGACACTCATCATCTATGGTAGCGATAGGATCATACAAAACGGACTTTTTGACATCGCCACAAAGAGCCTAAGCGCAAATGGCATCGAGTTTTGCAAGATAGGCGGCGTGAAGTCAAACCCAGTGCTAAGCAAGGTAAATGAGGCTATAAATTTAGCTAAAAAGCAAGGCGTCGATAGCGTGCTAGCCATAGGCGGTGGTTCGGTGCTTGACACGGCCAAAGCTGTGGCTGCTGGAGCGAAGTATAACGGCGATGTTTGGGACTTTTTTACTGGCAAATGCCCAAAAGAAGCGCTTATGATCTTTGACATCATAACACTAGCTGCAACTGGCTCAGAGATGAACGGCGGCGCAGTCGTCACAAACGAAGCCACAAAAGAGAAATTTGCCATGCACGGCGCTTGTCTTTACCCAAAAGTGTCGGTGATAAACCCACTTCTTCAAGCAAGCGTTAGCAAGGAGTACTTGGTCTATTCAGCCTCAGACATCATCGCTCACAGCATCGAGGGCTACTTTACGGCGAGCATCCAGCCTGAGATTATAAATTTATACATCGAAGCAAACATCAAAACGGTTATGAAAACGACTGAAATTTTACTAAAAGAGCCTGAAAACTACGACGCTAGAGGCGAGTTTGCCTGGGCTGCTACGATGGCGCTAAATGGCTTAACATACGTTGGCACTGCTGGCTACTCATATCCAAATCACATGATCGAGCACGCCATAGGTGCGGTGGTTGATTGCGCGCATGGAGCTGGGCTAAGTGTGGTTATGCCAGCTTGGATGAAGTGGTATAAGAGTAGAAATTTAAAGGCGTTTAAGCGCTTTAGTAAAGAAATTTTTGGCGTTGATGACGCAGACGTAGCCATAGAGAAGCTAAAAGAGTGGTTTAGCAAGATCGGCACACCAACAAGCCTCATAGAAATCGGCGTTGATGAGTCAAATTTAGACGAGATCATGGCGCTAGTTTATGACTACGCCAAGGGCAGGGGCTTGGAGCAAATTTATACAAAAGAGGCCATAAGCGAAATTTTTGCCTTAGCGAGATAG
- a CDS encoding anaerobic ribonucleoside-triphosphate reductase activating protein, whose protein sequence is MPFSLKKGQNLQKVFSITPFTTLDYPDKVAAVIWFAGCNMRCGYCYNIEVVKSNGTISFSEVCDFLDRRVGKLNGIVFSGGECTAHPLFLRLAREVKARGFSLKVDTNGSYRDVLKEAIDEGLIDYIALDFKAPKEKFIGITGSNLYEKFAATLRYLLEINFKFEVRTTVHADLLSEKDISEMSELLYELGYRGDYFLQKFFNTGENFGGLGDPKNSFDPDKITSKLPIRLRNF, encoded by the coding sequence GTGCCTTTTAGTTTAAAAAAGGGTCAAAACTTGCAAAAAGTCTTTAGTATAACGCCATTTACGACGCTTGACTATCCTGATAAAGTGGCAGCTGTCATTTGGTTTGCAGGGTGTAATATGCGCTGTGGATACTGCTACAACATCGAGGTCGTAAAGTCAAATGGCACTATAAGTTTTAGCGAAGTTTGCGACTTTTTAGACCGCAGGGTCGGCAAGCTAAATGGCATCGTCTTTAGCGGTGGCGAATGCACAGCACACCCTCTTTTTTTAAGGCTAGCACGTGAGGTAAAGGCGCGTGGCTTTAGCTTAAAAGTAGATACTAACGGCTCGTATCGTGACGTCTTGAAAGAGGCGATAGATGAGGGGCTGATTGATTACATCGCGCTTGATTTTAAAGCTCCAAAAGAGAAATTTATAGGCATCACTGGCTCAAATTTATATGAGAAATTTGCCGCCACGCTTAGATACCTGCTTGAGATAAATTTTAAATTTGAAGTTAGAACGACCGTGCATGCGGACTTGCTAAGCGAAAAGGATATCTCTGAGATGTCCGAGCTGCTTTACGAGCTTGGGTATAGAGGGGATTATTTCTTACAAAAATTCTTTAACACTGGCGAAAATTTTGGAGGTTTAGGCGATCCAAAAAACAGCTTCGATCCAGATAAGATCACATCAAAACTACCTATCAGACTAAGAAATTTCTAA
- a CDS encoding ribonucleoside-diphosphate reductase subunit alpha produces the protein MKVIKRNGRTEELDISKIKKYTNEAVLGLSNVSLSELEVDAKIQFRDMITTEEIQQTLIKTAVDKIDIDRPNWTFVAARLFLFDLYHKVTGFNGYNHLKDYLAKGEKVGRIIPGLKEKYDLEDLNAYIKPERDLQFAYLGIKTLYDRYLIKDKSGMPIELPQHMFMAIAMFLAQNELDSQGWAKKFYDLISKFEVMLATPTLSNARTTRHQLSSCYVGSTPDNIEGIFDSYKEMALLSKFGGGIGWDWSKVRAMGGSIDGHKNAAGGIIPFLKVTNDIAVAVDQLGTRKGAIAVYIEPWHMDVSDFLDLRKNSGEERRRAHELFPALWINDLFMKRVKENGRWSLFDPAQVSDLCDLYGEEFEKRYLEYENDENIQKNTILAKELWKKILTSYFETGMPFLCFKDNANKANPNDHEGIIRSSNLCTEIFQNTAPNYYKIKITYEDGGEELFDEEEDITVDSGITKKAKKLSALDSLKGKQIFIVEKESIEGKTAVCNLASINLSKINSKEDIERVVPIAIRMLDNVIDLNFYPHKKVKHTNLASRSIGLGVMGEAQMLAEKNVKWGSYEHLALIDSIMENISYNAIYASSNLAVEKGVYPKFEGSKWSKGIMPIDTANENAKALLNDKGGLFDENVCDWDKLREKVKRDGMRNGYLMAIAPTSSISILVGTTQTIEPVYKRKWFEHNLSGMIPNVVPNLSPDTWQFYTPAYELDQRILIKAGAIRQKWIDQGQSLNIFMSLDKASGGYLSEIYTLAWELGLKSTYYLRSESPDSEKLNDVADRSIECEGCQ, from the coding sequence TTGAAAGTTATAAAACGTAACGGCAGAACAGAAGAGCTTGATATCAGCAAGATCAAAAAATATACAAACGAAGCGGTTCTAGGGCTTAGCAATGTAAGTCTTAGTGAGCTTGAGGTAGATGCGAAAATTCAGTTTAGAGATATGATAACGACTGAGGAAATTCAGCAAACTCTTATAAAAACAGCAGTTGATAAGATCGACATTGACCGCCCAAACTGGACATTTGTCGCTGCAAGACTATTTTTATTCGACCTTTATCACAAAGTGACTGGCTTTAACGGCTACAACCACCTAAAAGACTACCTTGCAAAGGGCGAAAAGGTAGGCCGCATCATCCCTGGACTAAAAGAGAAGTACGACTTAGAGGATTTAAACGCATACATCAAGCCTGAGCGCGACCTTCAGTTTGCATATCTTGGTATCAAAACGCTTTATGATCGCTACCTCATCAAAGACAAGAGCGGTATGCCTATCGAGCTGCCACAGCATATGTTTATGGCGATAGCGATGTTTCTTGCGCAAAACGAGCTAGACAGCCAAGGCTGGGCTAAGAAATTTTACGATCTTATCTCTAAATTTGAAGTGATGCTAGCTACCCCAACGCTCTCAAACGCAAGGACTACACGCCACCAGCTAAGCAGCTGTTACGTAGGCAGTACGCCTGATAATATCGAGGGCATTTTTGATAGCTACAAAGAGATGGCGCTACTTTCAAAATTTGGCGGCGGTATAGGCTGGGACTGGAGCAAGGTGCGTGCGATGGGCGGCAGTATCGACGGACACAAAAACGCAGCTGGCGGTATCATCCCATTTTTAAAAGTGACAAACGACATCGCAGTAGCGGTCGATCAGCTAGGTACTAGAAAGGGCGCGATCGCTGTTTATATCGAGCCTTGGCACATGGACGTGAGCGATTTTCTCGATCTTCGTAAAAACTCAGGTGAAGAGAGACGCCGCGCGCACGAGCTTTTCCCTGCGCTTTGGATAAACGACCTATTTATGAAGCGTGTCAAAGAAAATGGCCGCTGGAGCCTCTTTGACCCAGCTCAAGTAAGCGACCTTTGCGACCTTTACGGCGAGGAGTTTGAGAAGAGATATTTAGAGTATGAAAACGATGAAAATATCCAGAAAAACACCATCCTTGCAAAAGAGCTTTGGAAGAAAATTTTAACTAGCTATTTTGAAACGGGCATGCCATTTTTATGCTTTAAAGACAATGCCAACAAAGCAAATCCAAACGACCACGAGGGCATCATCAGAAGCTCAAATTTATGCACCGAAATTTTCCAAAACACAGCGCCAAACTACTATAAGATCAAGATCACTTATGAAGATGGCGGCGAGGAGCTATTTGACGAAGAAGAAGACATCACGGTCGATAGTGGCATAACTAAAAAAGCCAAAAAGCTTAGCGCGCTTGATAGCCTAAAAGGCAAGCAAATTTTCATCGTAGAAAAAGAGAGCATCGAGGGCAAAACGGCAGTTTGCAACCTTGCAAGTATAAATTTAAGCAAGATAAACAGCAAAGAGGACATCGAGCGTGTCGTGCCGATAGCTATCAGGATGCTTGATAACGTGATAGATCTAAATTTCTATCCACACAAAAAGGTAAAACACACAAACCTAGCCTCTCGCTCGATCGGCCTTGGCGTCATGGGCGAAGCGCAAATGCTAGCTGAGAAAAATGTAAAATGGGGCAGTTATGAGCATTTGGCGCTCATTGATAGCATAATGGAAAACATAAGCTACAACGCCATCTATGCTAGCTCAAATTTAGCCGTAGAAAAGGGCGTCTATCCAAAATTTGAAGGCTCAAAATGGAGCAAAGGCATCATGCCGATAGACACCGCAAACGAGAACGCAAAAGCCCTTTTAAACGATAAAGGCGGGCTATTTGACGAAAATGTCTGCGACTGGGACAAGCTAAGAGAAAAGGTCAAGCGCGATGGCATGAGAAATGGCTACCTAATGGCGATCGCTCCAACTAGCTCGATCTCGATCCTTGTTGGCACTACTCAGACCATCGAGCCAGTCTATAAACGCAAGTGGTTTGAGCACAACCTAAGTGGCATGATCCCAAATGTCGTGCCAAATTTAAGCCCTGATACGTGGCAGTTTTACACGCCAGCTTACGAGCTTGATCAAAGGATTCTCATAAAAGCAGGCGCGATCCGCCAAAAATGGATCGATCAAGGTCAAAGCTTAAATATCTTCATGAGCTTAGACAAAGCAAGCGGCGGATACCTAAGTGAAATTTACACGCTTGCATGGGAGCTCGGACTAAAATCAACCTACTATCTACGCTCTGAAAGTCCAGACAGCGAAAAGCTAAACGACGTAGCAGACCGCTCGATCGAGTGTGAGGGATGTCAGTAG
- the purB gene encoding adenylosuccinate lyase, giving the protein MVERYSRKEMAEKWSIQAKYDAWLKVEKAAVKAWNKLGFISDSDCEKICKNAKFEVARIDEIEKTTKHDVIAFLTSVSESLGEESRFVHYGMTSSDCIDTAVALQMKESLELIISDVEEFMQAVKNRANEHKHTLMVGRSHGIHGEPITFGLVLAIWYDEIARALKLIKDAKDTISYGKLSGAMGNLAHAPMEFEELTCEELGLKAAPASNQVIQRDRYAHVVSAMAILASTCEKIAVAIRHYQRTEVYEAEEYFSPGQKGSSAMPHKRNPVLSENITGLCRVLRSYVTPSLENVALWHERDISHSSVERFILPDMFITADFMLVRIKNLIANLVVYPENMMKNLNLTGGLVFSQRVLLQLPQRGISREDAYKIVQRNAMKVWADLQEGKKAIDEQGHSLFLQNLLADEDLTKSLSKDEIKECFDYNYYTKNVDRIFARVFGK; this is encoded by the coding sequence ATGGTCGAAAGATACTCACGCAAAGAGATGGCTGAAAAGTGGAGCATACAAGCAAAATACGACGCTTGGCTCAAGGTAGAAAAAGCTGCCGTTAAAGCTTGGAATAAGCTTGGCTTCATAAGCGACAGTGACTGCGAGAAAATTTGCAAAAATGCTAAATTTGAAGTGGCTCGCATCGACGAGATAGAAAAGACGACAAAGCACGACGTTATCGCCTTTTTAACAAGCGTCAGCGAGAGCCTTGGCGAGGAGAGCAGGTTCGTACACTACGGCATGACCTCAAGCGACTGTATCGACACAGCCGTCGCACTTCAGATGAAAGAGAGCCTAGAACTCATCATCAGCGACGTTGAGGAGTTTATGCAGGCGGTCAAAAACAGAGCGAACGAGCACAAGCACACGCTCATGGTCGGCAGAAGCCACGGCATCCACGGCGAGCCGATAACTTTTGGCCTTGTGCTTGCCATCTGGTACGACGAGATCGCAAGGGCGCTAAAGCTCATCAAAGACGCAAAAGATACGATCAGCTATGGCAAACTCTCAGGCGCTATGGGAAATTTAGCCCACGCTCCGATGGAATTTGAAGAGCTAACATGCGAGGAGCTAGGCCTAAAAGCTGCCCCAGCGTCAAATCAAGTGATCCAGCGCGACCGCTACGCCCATGTGGTGAGTGCCATGGCTATCTTGGCTTCTACTTGCGAGAAGATCGCAGTTGCCATTAGGCACTACCAAAGAACTGAGGTTTATGAGGCGGAGGAGTACTTTAGCCCAGGACAAAAGGGCTCAAGCGCTATGCCACATAAACGCAATCCAGTGCTTAGCGAAAATATCACCGGCCTTTGCAGGGTGCTACGCTCATACGTCACGCCTTCTCTTGAAAACGTCGCACTTTGGCACGAGCGCGACATCAGCCACAGCTCGGTTGAGAGATTTATCCTGCCAGATATGTTTATCACGGCTGATTTTATGCTGGTTCGCATCAAAAATTTGATAGCAAATTTAGTCGTATATCCAGAAAATATGATGAAAAATTTAAATTTAACAGGCGGTCTAGTCTTTTCACAGCGCGTGCTTTTACAGCTGCCACAGCGTGGAATTTCTAGAGAGGACGCCTATAAGATCGTTCAGCGCAATGCTATGAAGGTCTGGGCGGACTTGCAAGAGGGCAAAAAAGCGATAGACGAGCAAGGTCACAGCTTATTTTTACAAAATTTACTAGCCGACGAGGACCTAACTAAGAGCCTTAGCAAAGATGAGATCAAAGAGTGCTTTGACTACAACTACTACACCAAAAATGTAGATAGAATTTTCGCCAGAGTTTTTGGCAAATAA
- a CDS encoding pseudouridine synthase family protein, which translates to MPYVNKFIITADHQKAYEILLQNGFNMSQTQRLIDKGRLICGSSVVSEKNAVLCGDVFLIDYEAKPKGLKPIFECESFAVFDKPSGVLSHPNGRHCDYSLNDEIYTLFGRDASVAHRLDCETSGVIVVGKDRNSTIKLKKIFENREVFKSYVAMVQGKIEREFTIDAKMDLANNYDDVKMRMQICENGKSAVTKILPIRYFDDIDTTLIRAIPLTGRQHQIRLHLFHVKHKILGEPLYGLSRPQIEKILDKEMSERERINLTGAKRLLLHSDEISFKFDEIFYTIKSKFDAENEFYKFAKEANNKTFKF; encoded by the coding sequence TTGCCCTACGTAAATAAATTTATCATTACTGCAGATCACCAAAAAGCTTATGAAATTTTACTGCAAAATGGCTTTAACATGAGCCAAACCCAGCGTCTCATCGATAAAGGCAGGCTGATCTGTGGCAGCAGTGTCGTGAGCGAGAAAAATGCCGTTTTGTGTGGCGATGTCTTTTTGATCGACTATGAGGCCAAACCAAAGGGACTAAAGCCGATCTTTGAGTGCGAGAGCTTTGCGGTATTTGACAAGCCAAGCGGCGTGCTAAGCCACCCAAATGGCAGACACTGCGACTACTCGCTAAATGATGAAATTTACACACTTTTTGGGCGAGATGCGAGCGTGGCACATAGGCTGGACTGCGAAACAAGTGGCGTGATAGTCGTGGGAAAAGATAGAAATTCTACGATAAAGCTAAAGAAAATCTTTGAAAACAGAGAGGTTTTTAAAAGCTACGTCGCGATGGTGCAAGGCAAGATCGAGCGAGAATTTACGATCGATGCTAAGATGGATCTAGCGAACAACTACGACGATGTGAAAATGCGAATGCAAATTTGTGAAAATGGCAAGAGCGCAGTGACTAAAATTTTGCCGATCAGATATTTTGACGATATCGATACGACTTTAATTCGAGCTATCCCGCTCACTGGCAGGCAGCATCAAATTCGGTTGCATTTGTTTCATGTGAAACACAAGATCCTTGGCGAACCACTTTATGGTTTGTCTCGTCCGCAGATCGAGAAAATTTTAGACAAAGAGATGAGCGAGCGTGAACGGATAAATTTAACTGGAGCAAAAAGGCTTTTACTTCACTCAGACGAAATTTCATTTAAATTTGATGAAATTTTTTACACCATAAAAAGCAAATTTGACGCCGAAAATGAGTTTTATAAATTTGCAAAAGAAGCAAATAATAAAACATTTAAATTTTAA